The DNA region ACTTAAAACAAATCTAGAAGGCATACAATTATTTCGATAAAATGGAATTGAATGAAGGCAAAATACCTTATGTAAATTCCAGAGTAAGAGAATACTTTCTTAATATCACTTACTGGGGATTAGGGATCTCATAGCAAATTAATACCTCTCTttgtacagatatatatatatatatatatatatatatatatatatatactcctagatgggtcatttggaagacatttccatttgttttatatgcaaatttattattacatgttcaatggcagtttatgCAATGGAGACACaaaaaattgtctccttaatgaccagttgtctccctaatgaagacacttccccccaatatgtctccctaaggtgtcaactagggatatatatatatatatatatatatatatatatatatatatatatatatagatatatatatatatatgtatatctacatatatgtatatatatatatatatatatatatatatatatatatatatatatatatatatatatatatatatatatatgtatctatctatatatatatatatatatatgaaagttTTGCGTCGGTGTGTaataaatagatatcaagagtaaaaacagtcataCAAAAATAACGTAGGAGCCGATTTTTTTGCTCCTGCGGTGTTTTTATATTACTGTTTTCACTCTtgatatctatctttctatatttatctattcattcatttatctactcattcattcattcattcattcatttcttcaatTATACAATATATGCACACATATAAAGATCTAATAGATCTAATAGCTTTATCTCCATCTTTCTCCTCATCTTTTTTCCACTCAGTTCAACAATCTATGAAGCTCTTTAAGCTAATTAATATTTGCTATCAGCCCTTACCATTGTTGGGGTTGTGCAGAGATAGAGCCACATCCCTGGGTCAGGGTCATAGATAGTTCTTGGGCCTATGATGTGGGTGTTTGGGTTATAGGAGTGAATGCGTTCATGCATCTTCTTAAAACAAGTCTTCGTAGGTGTCGTGACTTGAggaaaaataaatgtttcaaaGAAGTGTTTGTATACCAAacttttttaaaggacaagttcaccttcattaacataaggattgagagaatgtagcgaTATTAGTTgagcacatcattgaaagtttgaggaaaatcggacaatctgttcaaaagttatgaatctttaaagtttttgtgcagtcaccgctggatgagaagactactgcagtgtatgatgtcacatgcgtacaacaatataaggaaaatataaagagaatttcataaaatttcatcttttgaaaaaagtacagattcccttgactcgttactggcatatgttatgggtaatattattcccatttcctttagaaagaggcaagtcaagtgctcttttatcatgcgaaaaaagtgaaaatatgttgaattttctttacattttctttatactgttgtactcatatgacatcacaagcctcagtagtctcctcatccagcggttccaacacaaaaattttaagaattcataacttttgcatcgattgtccaattttcctcaaactttcactgatgtgttctactaatattgctacattctctcaatccttgtgtttatgaaggtgaacttgtcctttaagaccTGTTCCTGTTATACAATTGATGGTAAGTTATGCACTGagcgtaggcctacagtatgAAATCACTTTTGTGAGGCAAACTTGCAAATtatcattatacacacacaaaaaagataaagaatgtatttatattgtatgtgcacacacacacacatacactttatAATCCCCTTTGCTTTTTTAATATACACATTCAATTCACATCACTTATCCTGACAGTGCAGAGAGAAGGCAAGAGAACATAAATTTTGTAGTcctgggggcgtttcatgaagcgttttgtctgacaaattggTCGGACaaatttcagtagcttataacagtttgtaagaaaaatatctgaccaaaacgcttcatgaaatgctcccTAGGATCCTGTTTTATAAAAGGTGGTAGGATGGCAATTCTTGCTAGAACAGCAAATTTCCGTaccaacagccaatcaggaagcggTAATTTTGTCGTTTCCATGACACCTGCCATCGCAGCAAGACCACTGAACCAGAAAGACGGCTTTCTAGTTAGTGAGCAAGACTTGCAATCAGTCCCAGCCACGGAAGAAAGACAGCATTTGCTAAGCCTCCGACGACTGGGATAAAGGCTAcgatttgataaaaaaaaaaaaaaaacgtaacaACAACAGCATGCATACGGCGACGATGAGGAGTATGATTTTCGACAGACGGATGACCTACTGCTGAACAGAGATGATAGACATGAACATCATTCCGAGACTACTCATAGTTGCCAGATTACACCAAGCTGGGCACTTTTGCACACCATACGTAATTTCAAGGCAATTTAACACAAAATCATCAGTAAGTTGTCTGTGTGTAGCGTTGACCAAGTGTAATACTCAGTCCCATACGTAGACATTTATGTAAGCAGTTCTTGGCGACTGTCTTGGAGTCGTGCCGGTCGTATTTTCCTTGCTCGTATGTGGCGTTGACTTGTACCCTACCATTACatcatctcatcatcatcacatcacatcgGATATGGATACCACCACAACTGTACAAGTACTAACTACGGGACTCTATGAAGCCAGACATAGTCTCTGCAGAACATATCCCAAATGCCCTCTGCCCTAGAATTCTGCAGATtgatctttctgtctattaaCTAGATCTAGACTCTAGTTATTACATTTTTCCCACATTTCAATTATCATGCTCGCTGAATTGGCTCGCACAACATGCATTCATGTTCACCTGCACACAAATTATCACTGATaaagtttctttttatttctaaaaGTAAAAGGAATAGATATATACAGGCATCTCATGCTTTTAAGTCATGGTATATCGACTCTAGCAGTTATGATGCTAGGTATGGAATGATAGAGTCAACTAGACAGTAGACATGAAATGATTTCTCTCCGTTCCTTTGGCATCTTATTTTCCACAGAAGTGCAATTTTCCGGAGAAGGCATCCTCTCCAGAAGAAGACCCTAAAGATGATCAACCTCCCTTGGCAGCCCCACCTCCATTTCCAGAGAGGGATTGGATTGGCCCTGCTGACAAGCGCTCCAACCTCCGCCGAGTGATCCTACGACAGCCGGAAAACGAGAGTAAGGCAGAGAGGATGTACCGAGAGCAAAGAGAGGACACCAATGAGTGGAACCATCAGTTTTGGTctcaacaaaatgaaaagttCATCAAAGTAAGCTCATTTGCCAGTCatatctctgccattttgaGAAAACTTACGtcataacataataatatttatAGTCATGTATATCACATTACAATTCTGTTCTgttgcaaaatttgcgaaaactGGGAGTgtcttgttattgttttttgtgagtgtgtatgtgtgcctggGGCATAATGTACTATCCTCTGCAATGGTGATCTCTTAATTTTATGCTGTTACAGTGTGAAACGCAAAAATTAAGTGGTACTGAATCAATTTGGTATTGGATTTTCAATTATCTGTAGCATCTATCACCATGCTGCATTTGCACTGCATGTTACTCCATTGCATGGCATAAACCGCGTCAGTTGTGCTTTACATCTGTTATCAGTCATCTATGCAAAATGCATCCAAAGTTCTTTTAAAAATATTATTTATTTCAGCAGTTTACACAGctcaatcaatattttgattgtttgtatatttgtttttgtttttcataatccATGCTTCGGTAGGAGAATTCAGGATATGATAATACATACACTGCAGAGATTTGATAGGGTATCAGTGCCAATTTTAAATCAGTGCTACCCAGTAATTGATGAACACTATATTATTGACACTCTGGCATTAAAAATAAGTAGGTGCATGTCAATGTAGGTAGTGCACTATCCATTTGTGAAATTCTTGCTGATTTCTAATCAGAGCAGCATTATAAACTTCGCACTTTTATGCCCATGATATTGTGATACCTTGATTGTTAAATGTGAAACATATTTAAATGTAAGTTTATActgttttccccctttttatctGAATTGTCCTTTGATACCCATGCTCAGGCCAAGGAAAAGTTCGTTAAAAGTCGTCtggaggagaagaaaagggagGCTGAGATCTCAACTGAGAATAGTGAAGTTTTATCAGGTAAAATCACTGGTGACATTAGTGAATTGCGATAGCATCAAGTTTCAAAGTATATTGCAAGTGTGTACACAAAACGAAGGAAGGTGATTCAAGTATCATTGCTTGTTCTAGGAAGTGTCATACAACACTTCAAGCTAATGTATGTTGGTAAACGCTTATAGATGCTACCCCTTTGTACTCTTTACAATTCACAAGTTGTGAGCATTTGTACCATTTGACTTGCATACATGGGTATCTCTCACATGTAACATTTATATAACAGAACTGCATGGTGCTTTACTTACCTTATAGATTCAAATAAGAAAACAGagagaagaattttttttttattatgttgtgACATATTGTGGGGAAagagaatatgaatgaaaaaacaCAGTCAATGTGTATCATATGCATGATTATAATTATCACTTGCTGTAAATTCATGGATCATCAAGTCGTTGACAATTAGCCGAGGAAATTTGCTCTGTGTTGGAAGTTGTATTTGATTTGAGAAAACCTCATGTTAACCTGTGTAAAGCGACAACTTCTGGTGGAAAGGTTACATACTAAAGTGTAGAGACAATAGTTGTCAGTTTTGATGTGCAtataaaacatatcaaaaatTCACATCTATTGTGATTCTTTTAAAAATTCTATGCAATATCACAAAATTAGCTTCAAAGTAAACATTTTATACTGTGTATCCAAACAGTCTTTATTACTGAATAAATGcatgaattggattgaattgaattgagttgaattgaactgaagtAAGATGCATAAAAATGACATTGTCCATTGTAGGATATAAGAGTGGGAAGTATTTTGTGTGGCTGCTTAGGCTGTCTCAAAGTTTGTACAGAGTACATTCATTCATAGCGATGTGAAATTTTAGTTTGGCTTGAATGTTAGTTTAATAGTTTGGTGAATGTTAGTTTTACCAAAAGCAATAATCTGCCAGCCATTTATGTAATAGCTTATGTATTCATGCTTCTATTTGTTTATATGttttgagttttgttttgttttgtttataccAGACGTAAAACAGGTTCTGAGTGCTGAGGAGATGGCAAAGTTTTACCAGGAATTCCTGAAGGACAATCGCAAGGTGTTTCAAGATTACAACAAGCAGTGGTATTACAGGAACTTTTCCCTCTTGATTCCAGCAATCAAGGCAAACCTACACAGACTGCTGAGAAAAAACAAGAGATGAGAAACCCGCCTGAACTCTGATCAGATCCGTTGGGAAGTGTACTCCTATGGGAAGACTTATTGCAATGTCAGCCATTGCTTGCAACTCAGCGATCCACACACCACCATTGGCTGATTGGTTGCATTTGCATCTTTAAGTGTGATGTGGAGTGTGTGCAATCAAAACAATATTGTGCTGGTGACAATTGGCAGTGCTAACTTTATACGTTTACTTCAGAGCATATCAAGACATGTCTCATGTCTCCCACCAACTGTGAGGAATGAAGTACAAAAAGTAAATTTTGCCCTTTCCCCATAACAGACTGTGacttgatttcttttatcagtATAATTTAATGATCAAAGGTATGCTTCCACCAATTGCATTTTGACTGAATTTGTCAATAGAGTAATTTCGTCAGTGccaaaaagtgaatttttttcAGCATATTTCAGGAAATGAACTAAAAAAGGGCCTACTATGAAGTGTGTTTCTTGTGAAGCCAAAGGAGCATGAAACAATCCGAGGTGATATGTGGCCACTGATTCGAGGTACAATTTTGGAATCATTGCCATACACAGGAAATTTTTCTGGGGGCAGTAATAGTGTGTTTGATATGCACGTTTTTAATGTGTACTAGGTCTATCATGGTGGATAGCACCTACtgataatgacaaaataaactGCAGTGAATGAAGTGGTGACAGATATCTTGATAGTGTCATGTATATTCTTCACTgggatacagtggactcccattataatgaaaccctcgggaccagcagttttctttctttatatcgaaATTGGATTTAACtggaacaaataaacaataaaaatacatagaaatattgtggcctgaatttttacttcgttgcaaccagaatttcgttataacattGTTCGTTATATtaaatgggagtgcactgtaataggACATGTAATCAGCAAACAAAAATTGGTTGTATGACaagttttttaatgtatttcacTCATGTCTTCGAATGTCTAGGCCTTGTCCATACCATTCGCAAATTAACCTTCTGTTTCATAAACATCTTCCGACATTGAAATGAATTCTTTCCATCTCTCTGTATCATCAGCACATCCAAACTACTCAGATGATCCCCAGATGTTATAGCTTCAGTCCACAGTTCAagcctttttatgcctccgccaacgaagtggccggaggcattatgttttcgggtcgtccatccgtccgtcccgttttgtttttgtcgatatctcgagaaccgtgtggtggttttgcatcaaaacttggtatgagggtatatccttgggggatgatactttgtgtggattttagggtcacagggtcaaaggtcacaggttattttgtgaaaaaaaaaattgaaatttcatgtttttctccatatctcgcaaatggttcaaggtatcttcatggaacttagtatatatacttgtaccgatgggcagtgattatctagggaagttgggggtcatgggtcaaaggtcaggggtcaaaggtcaaggtcaactcctcaaaatataactactttccttatatttatgcaatgcctgaaggattttgttaaaacttgatgtatgcatgtataacccaatatatattctgtgggaagtttcttgccaaaaggtcaaaggtcaaaaggtcaaaggtcaagtgaaagtgctaaattgcactttttcctccatatctcaaaaataactcaaggtattgtcgtgaaacttacatatttatgcatgttctacctaacagtgattctctttgtggggtcaaaggtcaaaggccaggttttgataatactattttaccatttgatactgaaattatactttttctcaataccttgaaaattactcaatgcataaacttgtaaaagggtcaaaagtcaagtgaaaatcatcagttcccccaaatacctgcactctgacgttttaatcattcatccaattgaacctagttctaggaaagtgaacgttcagcacatttgtggcaaacctgtcattttaatattttgccaattgtgtgaaactgtcatcacacattgtcaagacattgtactatagacctattaggagaaccatgtattatggcggaggcatacaccagtcgccgtagcgacatttctagttataccataaaaataaatgacCTCTTGCTGGACAAAGAATCTGTCACAGCAATTGTGGACGGGCCACGATTTGCAGAGTTTGGCAGATCATGGTATTGTGTTTCCATCTGGTCAGTTCAGCATCTAGGccgttcatttattcatttattaaatgaaattaatttgctGTAGTACCTGTAATCCTTCAGTGGGTTAATTTTCTCCCTCATCATTGCACTTTGCAGGGAGCCCCCATGAGATGCATGAAACCTCGTTTCGAGCTCATCCTTAACATGGATACTGAAAGAATAGTTTATGCATGGCAGGGCCCAAGACTAATTTGTTTGTCTGCTGGCCTGTTCAGGCCACTAAAATATATAAatctgaaatttggtggcccgaaataCAAGCAAAAGTAACAATCCATTTTTAATCTTAGTTGCCCGATTAAGATACCAAAAGATAAATTTGATGGTCCGACACCAATTCTTAGTTATCTTGGGTCACCACAAATGTTGAGCGTTGTGCATGTCTTGATTCTGTAATGCTTGAGAATGCTTGGGCTCGATTGCCCTGCACTTTGTTCTGTACAGGTATTTAAATGATGTGTTTGAAATCATGATGTCCATGGcttttgcatttcaacattcataaaaaataaaacaagctaagtacactgtactttcaaTAATGCTTGAGTGATTTTCTCATTTACTGTtcaaattgtttgaaaaatCAACAATCCAAGTCTAAAGAAAAAGGAGGGTTGAAATTGGGGAAGGAGGCTGCCCCTGCTTCAATGAAATTAATCATGTGCtacactgtattttattttGGACAAACACTGCTCATAGAACTTGATGTGATAAGAAAATCAACCTCAGTTTGTGCATCATTTCTTTTCCTCCCGCAGTTATTTGCTCTGTATCACTGAATTAGTGCACTTCTGTACTCTCCTTTTGGTGAAATGTGTGTGGTCTAGGTGTCGGTATACATGGTGTACTGCAAATATGCGTGCGTAtctgtacagtactgtacttgTGGCTACAGGCTTGTGGTACAGGTATGAGGGGCAGCTACAATGTCTCAGAGAGTGCTATGCAGGATTTCACTTGACACACTGtcaggacaaacaaacaaacacacacacacacacacacacaagacccACTCACACCgtaaacagaaacaaaattttacattattaatatcgtcgctggggtgacaagaccttgtatctgcaattttggtgaaaatgacctttttggattaatggtcaaataatgggttaagtgatgtcctgtccaaatcccaactgtcttactccaaaaatgaagccactatggcatgtcaaaggaaaggctatcccatttgccACAGTGCTtcggccgccatgttttttggctctcctgaacatttgacattttgtagatacaatgTACTATTAGTTATcccctgcttgttcacgaaatacgggcaaatatctacggtctggtgtcatattccatgaggccaaaggccgaatggaatatggcaccagaccgtagatatttcccgtatttcgtaagaacaagcagggggtaacaattttatcttttagtgtaaGTGCTAACCTTCTTCTCACTGATTTCCCCTtgtgaatgatgttgaaatcgccgGCTGTCAGCCATGACCATGTTGACTTAGGCCTACGTTTCGCGAGCTGATTACTGCATGCGATGCGCGCATACAAATACGTTACACGTACACGCCCATAAGTTACTGCAGTGCATGGCAGTAGCCAGATAGATATaagttgctgttgtttatcaagcgtctagtGGTCTCAGGTTATGTGCgcaatacgcttgaggaccgcgcgctgtccatttgttttgtacaggattagcgcgcactttcccaaagcgtctttggtacacgcgcagctggctgtgtaatacagtatcatgacgtcatatcacgTAATACGGGATATATTAAGtggttgattgaccaatgagattacagaattcacgatcactaaaagataaaagGTCTTATCGCCCTAGCGACGATATGTACAACAGAATGCTCTGATTTCTCACACAGACTCAACAGTGCAAGTTATTACACAAATCTCATTGATTTATGTGAACTGCATGAAAGCACTGACTATACAATTTGCTAAACAACTTCTGGActtgaaattgaagttaggtACACATGCAAGATGGCAGTGACTTTTTTAAGTTATGTTTCTGCAGCACTAATAACTCCATTCAGTCCCAATTGCTTTCATTTATGTTGTATGCTGATTTGTACTTTTATTGTAAGCTATGAAGTCTTGCGAGGAAATTGATAGGAGCTAACTTCGTTAAAATGACAGTTTTTCCTTACTTTAATTTCCTTGATTGCAATTGAATACATGCTGGATTTCAACATAGAGGGTGTGCTTTGCATACACATCGCAAAATGAAATGTTGCACAACAATCACATCATCACACACTGTAGCACTCCATGACAAAGTGACTTTTTCTTGTTCAAGACTGCATACTACCTTCTGACGGGACAGTTTTcatatgcattaaaaaaaaaaaaacatatccaGTATGGTTTATATGCAAGCAGAATAGATTGTTTTTgctcatgtaaaaaaaaaaaaaaaaaaaatgttaaagttcAGGCTTTGTGTAAGCTGAATTACTCACACATTTGTTTATATTGTGGGTTTGAGCATGTGGATGTCATTCATACCATCATTGCAACTCCATTATCCTTCCCGTTTCTTGAAAACATGGTCAGTCATGTAGATAGGTATCATAGATACATCATGTCTTCATGATTTATGTTGTTTTATTCACAATCAATTAATATGGCCAAAAAAGGGTGAGAGAACCGACACACCTGCATTACTGGCAAAGAAATAATTGGTGGTAGACATTACAAAGATAAATCCAATTTGACACAGAGCAGTGATCAATCCACACAACTCATTTTCTTTTACGGGACAGTAGACTAAGTATGAACCAAGGACTGGAAACTAGGAGGGATCAAAACAGGTCTCCACACTTACTGGAAAAACTTAAATGAAGAATCAAACAAATGACTGTTTTAAGATCTCATATATTCTCGACCGAGAATTGCTTGATAAAATGACCGTTTTAAGACGGCAGCATTTGTCTACTTTTGACTTGGACCTTTCAAACTTGAATCCTGGCATCAGAATGTGGTTAGAGCACCTGAACGACATTGAACAGCTGTagcaaacacatacaaatgaaCAAGAAACTGGCAAAGATCATAACAGGTCTCCacactttaagaaaaaaatcccTAAAAACAGTGGTCTACCTTTGAAAGCATGATGAAATATAAATTGATGTGTCTGCAAAATAATACACGTTCAAGATGTTCAAAGTGGGGCAATGTACAGCACATGCAATGGCCACTTTAGACTTCAGGGAATTCAATACCTTTCATTTTGGTATTTTAGATGTTTATTGCTTTTTCAGGTTTGTTTTGCCTTAAATTGATTTCTTGTTGTGAACATGTATTACAAACTCTTTTGCTATTCTGTAGTCTGAGGGCATTAGCCTGTCTTTAACATTCTATAACTTTCACCAGGCCGCACACTAACCCACTTcttctactggtccgacctgtccCAGTCAGACTAGTAGTAAGACGCCAACTTCgtccattttttactggtccattcctaaaaaagttactggtctggATTGTCAGACCAgagccagtgtgcagcgttgctTTCACTGTTTTCTTTACCACTCTGAGCACACACTTTTTAGgacatttctaatttcttttgcatttaATATTGCAATGTGTATTGAAATACAGAAAATATTTGCTCACAGTTTACAATAAATTTTCATCTATCATTTCCTCACTAAAGCTCATTTGATCGGTCGTTTCCACAGAGTAgtcaatatttacattttttgtgtgtgtgtgtttgataacCTTGTTCGTTTGACATttgaattactgtaaaagtggatattttcgcgcgactaatttttcgcacttggTCCGGTAAGAAGAGtatcgcgtgtttttaattccacagaatcaagacagTAATTACGggaacatatggcacg from Diadema setosum chromosome 1, eeDiaSeto1, whole genome shotgun sequence includes:
- the LOC140236661 gene encoding COA8 family protein CBG23705, mitochondrial-like, producing MIDMNIIPRLLIVARLHQAGHFCTPYVISRQFNTKSSKCNFPEKASSPEEDPKDDQPPLAAPPPFPERDWIGPADKRSNLRRVILRQPENESKAERMYREQREDTNEWNHQFWSQQNEKFIKAKEKFVKSRLEEKKREAEISTENSEVLSDVKQVLSAEEMAKFYQEFLKDNRKVFQDYNKQWYYRNFSLLIPAIKANLHRLLRKNKR